From Streptomyces sp. TLI_235, a single genomic window includes:
- a CDS encoding immunity protein Imm1 of predicted polymorphic toxin system (manually curated) produces the protein MRAMVADNRLEARYRRPDMQNPVLLSTSGEVDRLIDALLTGPALHDAAHILSRARSRISTEFPDHGLYVGVSRETGVGALALTAPEVGHVASVGTPGSRSGVAYHVAGHWTEFPDDSEIPVALVREAVKEFLHSGGSVPACIEWKPFEIADEGVEDDPWGSS, from the coding sequence ATGCGTGCGATGGTGGCCGACAATCGGCTGGAGGCGCGTTATCGTCGCCCTGACATGCAGAACCCCGTTCTGCTTTCCACGTCGGGTGAGGTGGATCGCCTCATCGATGCCCTGTTGACGGGGCCGGCGCTCCATGATGCAGCACACATCCTGTCGCGGGCTCGATCTCGAATTTCGACGGAATTCCCGGACCACGGGCTGTATGTTGGAGTCAGCAGGGAGACCGGCGTGGGTGCGCTCGCTCTGACGGCGCCCGAGGTCGGACATGTCGCTTCAGTGGGTACCCCCGGCTCCCGCAGTGGCGTCGCATACCATGTCGCAGGGCATTGGACTGAGTTCCCAGATGATTCGGAGATTCCGGTTGCTCTTGTTCGAGAGGCGGTCAAGGAGTTCCTGCACTCCGGAGGAAGTGTTCCGGCCTGCATTGAATGGAAGCCCTTCGAAATTGCCGATGAAGGTGTGGAGGACGACCCCTGGGGGTCTTCCTGA
- a CDS encoding polysaccharide deacetylase, with amino-acid sequence MCSSRNCTSRPLIVIRYLRKDDVSRAHSFVTPIHAHAIFIADRGHHIANHTWSHPDLRGIPDAKVRDELLRTSDLLGTTTGRTPTWFRAPGGDWSDASLRICAELGMRPMGWSVDPQDWARPGTSLITQRVLQTIGPGSIVLNHDGGGDRSQTIAALRTYLPVLLDEGYRFTAPK; translated from the coding sequence GTGTGCTCGAGCCGAAACTGTACCTCAAGACCCCTGATCGTCATCCGATACCTCCGAAAAGATGACGTGTCACGCGCCCACTCCTTTGTCACGCCAATACACGCGCACGCCATTTTTATCGCCGACCGCGGCCACCACATCGCCAACCACACCTGGAGCCACCCCGACCTGCGCGGCATCCCCGACGCCAAGGTCCGCGACGAGCTGCTCCGCACCTCCGACCTGCTCGGGACCACCACCGGCCGCACCCCCACCTGGTTCCGGGCACCGGGCGGCGACTGGTCGGACGCCTCCCTGCGGATCTGCGCCGAACTCGGCATGCGCCCCATGGGCTGGTCCGTCGACCCCCAGGACTGGGCCCGCCCCGGCACCTCCCTGATCACCCAGCGCGTCCTGCAGACCATCGGCCCCGGCTCGATCGTCCTCAACCACGACGGCGGCGGCGACCGCTCCCAAACGATCGCCGCCCTCCGCACCTACCTCCCCGTCCTCCTCGACGAGGGCTACCGCTTCACCGCCCCGAAATAG
- a CDS encoding immunity protein Imm1 of predicted polymorphic toxin system (manually curated), producing MDSFIDSLLNGQHDRNCAVVYSLDRPTTPSGYRDHELAVGVDRVTQMGALTLAADDGYVSKGSIDRGIGEYMLLGHVREFMPGSEIPIDLVRQAVKEFLGGGGQIPTCIEWQKEEF from the coding sequence GTGGATTCGTTCATCGATTCCTTGCTGAATGGGCAGCATGATCGTAATTGCGCCGTGGTCTATTCGCTTGATCGCCCAACGACGCCATCGGGATATCGAGATCACGAGTTGGCGGTTGGGGTCGACAGGGTCACCCAGATGGGTGCACTGACCCTCGCGGCCGATGACGGCTACGTGTCGAAAGGCTCGATCGATCGCGGAATAGGTGAATATATGCTCCTCGGGCATGTGCGGGAGTTCATGCCGGGCTCGGAAATTCCCATCGATCTTGTCCGTCAGGCGGTGAAGGAGTTCCTCGGCGGCGGCGGCCAGATTCCAACGTGCATCGAATGGCAAAAGGAAGAGTTCTGA
- a CDS encoding immunity protein Imm1 of predicted polymorphic toxin system, with protein MLNGIEAFFRADRDEKPLLIDSPEGVDALIDELLDGHPYCNMAQLRSLDRPLHPSGFPEHALLAGVDRNARVGIVAFSGEEGSFVPAGAADKDCVTYMIATYPREFLDSPEISIDLVRQAVKEFLLSGGLRPTCIEWQEEPF; from the coding sequence ATGCTGAACGGAATCGAGGCGTTCTTCAGGGCTGATCGCGACGAGAAGCCTCTCCTGATCGACTCGCCGGAGGGGGTGGACGCGCTGATTGACGAACTCCTGGACGGCCACCCCTACTGCAACATGGCTCAATTGAGGTCCTTGGATCGACCGCTCCATCCGTCGGGATTTCCGGAGCATGCGCTCCTTGCCGGGGTCGACAGGAACGCTCGCGTAGGTATCGTGGCCTTCAGCGGCGAGGAGGGCAGTTTTGTCCCGGCCGGTGCGGCCGACAAGGACTGCGTGACATACATGATTGCCACTTACCCGAGAGAGTTCCTGGATTCGCCGGAGATTTCGATCGACCTTGTTCGTCAAGCCGTGAAGGAATTCCTGCTCTCCGGTGGCCTTCGACCGACCTGCATCGAGTGGCAGGAAGAGCCGTTCTAG
- a CDS encoding peptidoglycan/xylan/chitin deacetylase (PgdA/CDA1 family) — protein MLSHHQFISRRLLLSVAGIGLLSAAGCQLPSHDGGDGAAPAGILPSGPAASAASSPEPTPSASGPLPAQPRAKTNPLFSLAADDRLVALTLDDGPDPAHTPIVLSILEQYRLRATFFLIGENAARQPALVREIAARGHHIANHTWSHPDLRGIPDAKVRDELLRTSDLLGNTTGRTPTWFRAPGGDWSDASLRICAELGMRPMGWSVDPQDWARPGTSLITQRVLQTIGPGSIVLNHDGGGDRSQTIAALRTYLPVLLDEGYRFTAPK, from the coding sequence ATGCTGTCACATCATCAGTTCATCTCCCGTCGACTGTTGCTGAGCGTCGCCGGGATAGGCCTGCTCTCCGCGGCCGGGTGCCAGCTTCCCAGCCACGACGGCGGCGACGGAGCGGCCCCGGCCGGCATCCTGCCCTCCGGACCGGCCGCTTCCGCCGCGTCGAGCCCGGAGCCCACCCCGTCCGCCTCCGGACCGCTGCCCGCGCAGCCCCGCGCGAAGACCAACCCGCTGTTCTCGCTCGCCGCCGACGACCGACTGGTGGCGCTCACCCTCGACGACGGTCCGGATCCGGCGCACACCCCGATCGTCCTGTCGATCCTGGAGCAGTACCGGCTGCGCGCCACCTTCTTCCTGATCGGCGAGAACGCCGCCCGGCAGCCCGCGCTCGTCCGCGAGATCGCCGCCCGCGGCCACCACATCGCCAACCACACCTGGAGCCACCCCGACCTGCGCGGCATCCCCGACGCCAAGGTCCGCGACGAGCTGCTCCGCACCTCCGACCTGCTCGGGAACACCACCGGCCGCACCCCCACCTGGTTCCGGGCACCGGGCGGCGACTGGTCGGACGCCTCCCTGCGGATCTGCGCCGAACTCGGCATGCGCCCCATGGGCTGGTCCGTCGACCCCCAGGACTGGGCCCGCCCCGGCACCTCCCTGATCACCCAGCGCGTCCTGCAGACCATCGGCCCCGGCTCGATCGTCCTCAACCACGACGGCGGCGGCGACCGCTCCCAAACGATCGCCGCCCTCCGCACCTACCTCCCCGTCCTCCTCGACGAGGGCTACCGCTTCACCGCCCCGAAATAG